One genomic segment of Apostichopus japonicus isolate 1M-3 chromosome 23, ASM3797524v1, whole genome shotgun sequence includes these proteins:
- the LOC139964620 gene encoding probable ATP-dependent RNA helicase DDX28 isoform X1 yields MHSVITITRQVHFQAPCCTACQSLLQKWTQASREKSTAVVDIPVIKVPKRLEKKVALTRKVRKDRGQFQWQGRVFNSRPGKEILSAKRKEFNYYQNQIYETKAPVKLASQGWKHKKSVGDHFTLLAHRGNPSIYDPDLEEKANLQFSKYNLDDRLLTELEDINIVTPTIIQDIAIPVLMKGRNTLFAAETGSGKTLAYLLPILDSLLKQRDKYDGGDVASPRAVILLPARELAQQVHIVAEHLTKNYGINSELLDRVSNSDLDKENLERPIDLLVATSGKIIKAVKNGLISLRSVRHTVIDETDTLLDDSFKSSTLHILKKMEISQTPVSPLGSGPGSQLILSGATMPKQAITALEDVLSENSLDVISTPHLHRVQPHVTQRFMRLHSKDKAVTLLQLLGKDVRTKTAVMVFCNETSTCNWLAYVLEENGIDCLRLNGDMKTKDRRGVMEAFQSGSCDILVSTDIASRGIDTHRVEHIINFDFPTFMSDYIHRVGRVGRVSSKAGGRVSSFVIHKWDVDLVNKIESAVRNRESLPRVDANIKRKHVLRNTDSTPFNQLLFE; encoded by the exons ATGCATTCTGTGATCACAATTACTAGACAAGTACATTTTCAGGCTCCCTGTTGTACAGCTTGTCAGTCTTTGTTACAAAAGTGGACACAAGCTAGCAGAGAAAAG AGCACTGCAGTTGTCGATATACCTGTCATCAAAGTTCCCAAGCGACTGGAGAAGAAAGTGGCATTGACACGAAAAGTGAGAAAAGACAGAGGTCAGTTTCAGTGGCAAGGACGTGTATTTAACAGTCGTCCAGGAAAGGAAATTTTATCGGCAAAAAGAAAGGAATTCAACTACTATCAGAATCAAATATATGAGACAAAGGCCCCGGTGAAACTTGCCTCTCAAGGATGGAAGCACAAGAAATCAGTTGGAGACCACTTCACACTACTGGCTCATCGAGGG AACCCTTCCATATATGACCCAGACTTGGAAGAGAAGGCCAACCTTCAATTTAGTAAATATAATCTTGATGACAGGTTATTAACTGAACTGGAAGACATCAACATAGTAACCCCAACCATCATACAG GATATTGCGATTCCTGTCCTGATGAAAGGGAGGAATACGCTCTTTGCTGCAGAGACGGGCAGCGGTAAGACACTGGCGTACTTATTACCCATTCTCGATTCCCTATTGAAGCAGAGAGATAAGTATGATGGTGGAGATGTAGCGAGTCCCAGAGCAGTTATCTTATTGCCTGCCAGAGAGCTGGCCCAACAAGTCCAT ATTGTCGCAGAACATTTGACGAAGAATTATGGCATCAACTCAGAACTTCTAGATAGGGTTTCGAACTCG GATCTTGACAAAGAAAACTTAGAAAGACCTATTGACCTCCTGGTAGCTACATCTGGAAAAATTATCAAAGCTGTTAAAAATG gtttgatctCTCTCAGATCGGTTCGTCATACGGTAATAGATGAGACCGATACGCTCCTCGACGATAGCTTCAAGTCCAGTACTCTTCACATCTTAAAGAAAATGGAG ATAAGTCAAACACCCGTTTCACCTTTGGGGAGTGGACCTGGCTCACAGCTCATCCTGTCCGGTGCTACCATGCCCAAACAAGCCATCACTGCCTTGGAAGATGTCCTATCT GAGAATTCGTTAGATGTCATATCAACACCTCATCTTCACCGGGTGCAACCTCATGTCACTCAGAGGTTTATGCGTCTCCATAGCAAGGACAAAGCAG TTACCTTATTGCAGTTGTTAGGGAAGGACGTTAGGACCAAGACTGCAGTCATGGTGTTTTGCAACGAGACGTCAACTTGTAACTGGCTTGCCTATGTACTAGAAGAAAATGGGATAGATTGCTTACGGTTGAATGGAGATATGAAGACGAAG GATCGGAGAGGAGTAATGGAGGCTTTCCAGTCTGGCTCATGTGACATTCTTGTTTCTACTGATATTGCATCTAGAGGTATAGACACTCACAGG GTCGAGCACATCATCAACTTTGACTTTCCTACTTTCATGTCCGACTACATTCACCGAGTGGGTCGGGTCGGCCGTGTCTCGAGTAAAGCGGGAGGCAGAGTGTCCAGCTTTGTGATTCACAAGTGGGATGTAGACTTGGTGAATAAAATAGAG AGTGCTGTCAGGAACAGAGAAAGTTTACCAAGGGTTGATGCTAACATCAAGAGGAAACACGTTCTACGGAACACAGACTCCACACCATTTAACCAGCTGCTGTTTGAATGA
- the LOC139964620 gene encoding probable ATP-dependent RNA helicase DDX28 isoform X2, producing MHSVITITRQVHFQAPCCTACQSLLQKWTQASREKSTAVVDIPVIKVPKRLEKKVALTRKVRKDRGQFQWQGRVFNSRPGKEILSAKRKEFNYYQNQIYETKAPVKLASQGWKHKKSVGDHFTLLAHRGNPSIYDPDLEEKANLQFSKYNLDDRLLTELEDINIVTPTIIQDIAIPVLMKGRNTLFAAETGSGKTLAYLLPILDSLLKQRDKYDGGDVASPRAVILLPARELAQQVHIVAEHLTKNYGINSELLDRVSNSDLDKENLERPIDLLVATSGKIIKAVKNGLISLRSVRHTVIDETDTLLDDSFKSSTLHILKKMEENSLDVISTPHLHRVQPHVTQRFMRLHSKDKAVTLLQLLGKDVRTKTAVMVFCNETSTCNWLAYVLEENGIDCLRLNGDMKTKDRRGVMEAFQSGSCDILVSTDIASRGIDTHRVEHIINFDFPTFMSDYIHRVGRVGRVSSKAGGRVSSFVIHKWDVDLVNKIESAVRNRESLPRVDANIKRKHVLRNTDSTPFNQLLFE from the exons ATGCATTCTGTGATCACAATTACTAGACAAGTACATTTTCAGGCTCCCTGTTGTACAGCTTGTCAGTCTTTGTTACAAAAGTGGACACAAGCTAGCAGAGAAAAG AGCACTGCAGTTGTCGATATACCTGTCATCAAAGTTCCCAAGCGACTGGAGAAGAAAGTGGCATTGACACGAAAAGTGAGAAAAGACAGAGGTCAGTTTCAGTGGCAAGGACGTGTATTTAACAGTCGTCCAGGAAAGGAAATTTTATCGGCAAAAAGAAAGGAATTCAACTACTATCAGAATCAAATATATGAGACAAAGGCCCCGGTGAAACTTGCCTCTCAAGGATGGAAGCACAAGAAATCAGTTGGAGACCACTTCACACTACTGGCTCATCGAGGG AACCCTTCCATATATGACCCAGACTTGGAAGAGAAGGCCAACCTTCAATTTAGTAAATATAATCTTGATGACAGGTTATTAACTGAACTGGAAGACATCAACATAGTAACCCCAACCATCATACAG GATATTGCGATTCCTGTCCTGATGAAAGGGAGGAATACGCTCTTTGCTGCAGAGACGGGCAGCGGTAAGACACTGGCGTACTTATTACCCATTCTCGATTCCCTATTGAAGCAGAGAGATAAGTATGATGGTGGAGATGTAGCGAGTCCCAGAGCAGTTATCTTATTGCCTGCCAGAGAGCTGGCCCAACAAGTCCAT ATTGTCGCAGAACATTTGACGAAGAATTATGGCATCAACTCAGAACTTCTAGATAGGGTTTCGAACTCG GATCTTGACAAAGAAAACTTAGAAAGACCTATTGACCTCCTGGTAGCTACATCTGGAAAAATTATCAAAGCTGTTAAAAATG gtttgatctCTCTCAGATCGGTTCGTCATACGGTAATAGATGAGACCGATACGCTCCTCGACGATAGCTTCAAGTCCAGTACTCTTCACATCTTAAAGAAAATGGAG GAGAATTCGTTAGATGTCATATCAACACCTCATCTTCACCGGGTGCAACCTCATGTCACTCAGAGGTTTATGCGTCTCCATAGCAAGGACAAAGCAG TTACCTTATTGCAGTTGTTAGGGAAGGACGTTAGGACCAAGACTGCAGTCATGGTGTTTTGCAACGAGACGTCAACTTGTAACTGGCTTGCCTATGTACTAGAAGAAAATGGGATAGATTGCTTACGGTTGAATGGAGATATGAAGACGAAG GATCGGAGAGGAGTAATGGAGGCTTTCCAGTCTGGCTCATGTGACATTCTTGTTTCTACTGATATTGCATCTAGAGGTATAGACACTCACAGG GTCGAGCACATCATCAACTTTGACTTTCCTACTTTCATGTCCGACTACATTCACCGAGTGGGTCGGGTCGGCCGTGTCTCGAGTAAAGCGGGAGGCAGAGTGTCCAGCTTTGTGATTCACAAGTGGGATGTAGACTTGGTGAATAAAATAGAG AGTGCTGTCAGGAACAGAGAAAGTTTACCAAGGGTTGATGCTAACATCAAGAGGAAACACGTTCTACGGAACACAGACTCCACACCATTTAACCAGCTGCTGTTTGAATGA